Below is a window of Zingiber officinale cultivar Zhangliang unplaced genomic scaffold, Zo_v1.1 ctg61, whole genome shotgun sequence DNA.
taccacttattgaagATTGAATGGTAGGCTAGTAGGGGGTTGAACAGATGGTGCCCCCAAATCGCGGTTCTCTTTTCCTACATGtgttagttgcacagcggaaatacaaataaacaagGCTAAATAATAAGGAAGAACACCAAATCGCTAACACGatgatttacgtggttcagaaATAAAGCTTCTATTCCACAGTTAtctgtaaggtggatgatcccaatTCGTCAGTGGATAACTCCCTAAAAACCTTTGGCtaactcacgtagctccttgtgggtggagaaacctcactgcAACTCTCACAAAAATACTTGAGATGCTAGGGCACTTGTTGACTACTAGTTAGTGTTAACtatcactaatttcgtcaaccttaaccaaactcTCAAGCGTTGGTTATATAGGCTACGGGTTGAAAAACCTCGTCTACCAGTCGACTATTTTATGTGCAAATTTGACTGTTACATCTCAACGACTCGATATCAGTCTACTAGTGACTTTACCAGTCGACCGATCCACACTAGCTGAGCAAATAGAAGCATTTTGTTCGCTCCTAATTCATTGCTCAGTTGATTGGTAAATccattatcagtcgactggtaaatcctggaacctagggttttcctccacaaGTATAATCTCTCAATACTCAGACcttcacgactcacttgacttttcCTTGTAGCCTTGATCTCTTACCTTCAAGTCTTCTTCCTTTGgctttcgtcccttggatgcatttaAGTCCATGACTTGTCCCAATATCATCCTTCATATATGCCTCGAAGTatgcttccctcggctcttgtccttgctgTTTTATCCACAGTCCCTTGTatcctccatccttcactggacctgGAGTTATCAAGCTGAGTTATATGAGTATCCTACAAATCTCCACAActtaaatacacatatcaaatataaaaataaatctaacttaaacttttttatctaaatatcaaaatatatgatTATACGTACCCACAGGATTACATCCACCGTAATGATACCAATACAAGGTGTTTAATTTAAAAGGTATTTAAAAATTTGTATAATGATTGATACATTAACAGTCTGCCTTCTCATTAGACGCTATAATATTGAAACTTTTTTCAATGGCGTGGGTAGCATGTTTAATTAGATCAATAATGCGTGTCTGATAAAATTCCTTAAATTAGTTTTAGGTAGTGGAAGCTTGAGAGAAGCCAAATGCTAGAAAGAGGGAAAGATGCGGAGGAGGACAAAAGGTTGTACCATCATTGAATTTATCCATTTTTATATGACCTAGGTAGAGAATCCTAAGATTGTTTGGCCCTTGGAATCATGTGCTATGTCTTATGAGAAGACTTTCATTAACACATATTGCTGGGAGCCAGTAATGCTCGTGTAgccttttaaatatttatggtTCAAATTTTAGTTATAATATACTATAAGGTATTTTAAGATATTAGGTTATTGGATCATCCATGAGCACTTTTAAATGtattttaccctaaattttattACTCCATTGTTAACCTAAATCAACCTGAAAGTGAGGCTACATATTGATTAGTGCACCGATCATCAAAAGAGTCAATTAGACAGAAGTGTTACACAACTGTAACAACAGAGAATATAACGGGATTGAGAGAGGAACGATCTCGACCTTCCGATCCACATCGGACGCTTCAAATTAAACAACCTAACCAGGCAgctgtgaattttttttttcatttgtcaCAGCTGTTATATGTTACATAACGCCCCACGACTCGAGCGACGTCGGATATATCGGCGACAACAGGTCGTCCAGGTGGGACGCAGCCTGCGCCGGTCCTAGTTCGCCGCCGGCAAACTGGTTAAGAAACAAGGCCGACGTGTCGAGCGTCGGCAGCAATATCTGCGGCAGCGCCGGCTGTGCTGGCTCAGGCCAGCCCATCGGAGCCGGCGACCGCGAGCCCGACGGCGGCGCGAGATCGATCAGTCCGGTGACCCGCTGCACCATCTCCCGGAAGTTGGCCGGGTCGGCGCTGATGTATGTGATCTGCGAGCGCGTGCCCGCGCCACCGCGCGGCTtccgcttggacttcttggagATCCTCTCCGAGGCGGCAGGCGCAAGGGGGTTCCGCCGGCGGAGAGCGTCgacgaaggaggaggaggagcagtaGTCATCGACGACGGCCGGGAAGTCATCGGAGAGTGATATCTGCAGGGCGCGGGCGAGGACCTCGTTATGATCTGGGGAGAAGGCTTGGGAGATCCACGCCATTTCCTCCATGATCGAGCGTTGCCTTCTAAAGGCGAGGACGGAAGGATTTTAATAAGCCGTGGCGGTGGTGGCaaaggtggaggaggaggagacaGCGGGTGGGTCGGGTCAAAATTGACGTTGACCGTCAGTTTACGGCGTAATTAACCTGCGAATATTTCTTCCATTGACTTTCTCTCAAACGTCCACTAGTAACATTTTGGCTTCAGTAAACTCTTTGATTAATCAAATGGAGTTATGACGTTGAGATGCATGATTGATACCGATCTGTGAAATTAATTGCAAGTATTGAAACCTGAAGAGCTGTTAGCCTTTTCGTCCATGAACTGCTCTGTCCCAGTCTGCAGAAGAGGAGAGAGGATGATGAACCCTGAAGGACTCCAGTTGTCATATGTAAAACAGCAACTGCAATTAGTATAGTCCACGCAGCTGATCCACTTGTAGCACGCAGATTGCAGCAGCAATTAAGTAGCAGGTTCTCTTCAATGATCTTCTGGACTCGATGCAGCTGCCTGTGGGCATCTCCATCCAAGTGTCGGATGACAGATGAAGGCAGTGGTTTTGTTGACTTTGATGGTAGCGAATGTGTCAGATGAGCATGCATGCTGCTGTGAGTAGCTACGATGCATTATGAAGTCCAGCAAAAGGGTTGGTGGAACAGTAGGGTGATTATTATTGAATAATTGTATTGTGTAATATTATCTGAATCATTCTTAGATTCCTTCTGGAGATATAGTGTTAAAAACCCTGGCTAATTTGGACCTAATCAAATGGACCTGCAAATTGGTTTACAATAAATTAATATTAGTTGACTCATGATGCATTAAAAGCTCATCTTAAGAGCGAGCTAGCTAGCTTTAATTTGTGCTCTCGAAAGAGACTTATATATATGGAATTTTAATTCatggagaaaattaaaaaaaaaaagatagtgaGTGACATGGACAAGGTTTTAATTCATGGAGTATCAAGTATTCAACTAGTGAAAACATAAGAAGTAAAAGAAATCTTACGACAGAATCAAGCAAAAaagaaattttctaattttatgatttgtaattaagtaatttttaaaatatattttaatcctAAAATGTTGTGTTATTCGTTAAATAAAAGCTATTATATTTATAAATGACGTTTATATAGTGATACAATGATAAAGAGTAACCTACTAAGTATGGATCAAAGGACAAAGATAGTAACTAACGTGGAGGTTAAAATTAAGGAGGTCAATGTTAAAGAACCAATAGACTCACCAAAAAGAATCGAGCGGAGCTCTATTGCAATGACCGATCGGGCATGAAACTCCCGACCAACAAAGGGTTGCCCAAGCAGAATGCCCGTGTGGTCAAGATGATCAGGTGCTCATCACGGAGTAGAGGAATGTCGGGACGACTGGAGTGTTTTCATTCGACTCGATGCCAACCAAGCGAAGGTGTCCCTAGCTAAGCGACTTCCTTACTCGGCCGAGCAGTGAGATCCTTGACGGACGTATCTTTGAATATTTTTTTGGGATATAGTGCCACTGACACGAGATATGGttatcagggatatgcatgcctgTTAAGATATGATGTCAGAGACATTTTCTTAACAGGTTCTTTCATAGGACAAATTAAAGAATGTGCCCACGTCTCGAAAAGAATGCACGTCACTCACCAGGTCATTCTATAAAGGAGAGTTCATATACCGACTGATGTACGCATTATTCATTATTCACGCATGTGTCTATTGTTGCTccgtcttttttctttttttccagtGACTGACTTAAATGTCAGAGAGTCAATACCGGGACTCTTTTCCTGACTTGGTACTGATGTTTTCTATGTTGTAGAGTAGAACAATACCTATATCCAGTCAATATAGCAGTCACATGTCCAATTTATCATCTCCATAATTTTCGGATAGCATCATTTAAAatgattaaatatatataattatccTATCTAAGTATGATTACACATTTTTTAGTTGTGAAATAATATGATTGTGGCTCACTTTAGTCAACCAGTGAGTGTGATGTGTATATTTATTTATGGATTAAtacatatttatattttaaataaaaaaattcaataataaTACAATCAAAGTGTCAAAATGTGACTTGATGATTGTATCCAACTGAGACTGATTTGGTTTGAGCCATCCATCTATAGTAAAGCATTTTGGCTGCCGAGCATATATTATATGCCTAATACATAATTTTCTTAACTCCTTATGGTATAACCAACAAATCTAATATAATATACAAGCAATATCTTAAAATTTCCTACGTATAATTCTACGTATTACCATTTGATAtcgattaaaataatttaaataaaaattattaaatttattttggtttttaagtattaataaattattatttttaatccgGCTCAGTCATCATGGGCTGTGGGCTTGACACCTCTAATCCGATCCGAATTTATGCGATGAAGTGCCAAGAACACGAGGACCGACGGGAGGAGAGGGCGAACGAGGAAAGGCGACAATAGGGCGGACGATGGAAACTTGTGAGAGGGATTTGATCGAAGGGATCGAATCCATGGAGGTTGACGAGCGAAGAACGCGCTCGGCCAGGATCGTCGACCTACTTCGGAGCTTCCTCGGCGTCCAACAGAGGAGGGCCGAAGCTTATGCCAAGCTTCGAAGGTACCATTCTAACCGAAGCTAAAGGGTTGGAAATTTCTCTAGCATTATTATATTCCGATGGTATACGGTATTGGTTTTCTGGAATATGGAATTGATATTTGACTCAGAAAAATGGAAAACTTTAATGAATGAAGCACGAAGTAGGTATAGACGTGCTTTGTTTTGCGGCTTAAATATTGAGTTTGAATATACAGtccctatttttttttgttaaaaatggATTTGAACTTGTAGATGAACCGTGGTTGCTTTTGCCTGAAATATTCAATTAGCCGAGAGTTGTGTGTTCGAATACAGATGCTATGGGGGTGTGACTTGGTTGTGCATGACAAGGATTTGTAAGATCAAGTTTCTTATGCAAGCAAGTCTGAATTATTGTTCATTTTCTTCGTTTTGAACTTAACGTTTATGTTCCTCCTTAATGACTTTACTCGCACGTTCCATTGCATGCCTTTACATGAAGAAAGGACAGTAAGTGAGTGTTATATTAGAAATGCCATTTTTTTGTTCAGATtcaactctcttttttttttttggtaagatAAAGTGGCGAGCAAGCTCACCACAGGTTGCATTCGCATTAGTGGTTGAATGCATCTGAAAGAAAAACTTACTCAGCAAATGAGTCTGGTGTTCAAGGAGATACAAGAAAAGGCTAAAAAATGAGCAATATGCAAGAAGAAGGGACTAATGCAACAGATTCAATGACAATGTAGCATTATAAAGAGGAAGAGTCGTTTTGTAATCGGGATTGTTTTTCTCTTCTATTCATAACAACATGAAGTTGCCATGAAATAAAGCACTCAACCATGTATCAAGCGCTGTGGCAGTAGTCCCCTGGGCTTCAAAACTAATCTTATTTCTTTCTCCAGAAAACTGGATCCACCCTTGGCATATAGTTTTGAATACAATTCCTTTGTGCCTTTGATGTTTCATTGACTTTCTCCttgaaaaacatttcaaaatatttGGAAATCATAATGCTATGAAGAGTGCCAATAACATTCCAGCCGATAAGTGCTGTTTGACCTGACTTGAATAGGTGTATGACAGATTTTAAGCTGTTATGGCAGAAGACATATGAAGCATCAGAGATGTTTTCATCTGTGATTTAACCTTTCCTTAGTACTGATACTTTTGTGCATAATGATTCAGGAGAG
It encodes the following:
- the LOC122037554 gene encoding calmodulin-binding protein 25-like → MEEMAWISQAFSPDHNEVLARALQISLSDDFPAVVDDYCSSSSFVDALRRRNPLAPAASERISKKSKRKPRGGAGTRSQITYISADPANFREMVQRVTGLIDLAPPSGSRSPAPMGWPEPAQPALPQILLPTLDTSALFLNQFAGGELGPAQAASHLDDLLSPIYPTSLESWGVM